CATCCAAGTCAGTGACGTGCACGACCACCACCAGGGTCAGTGCCCACCGGGGGCGCCAGCGGTGAGCCCACCAAACCACAAACACATTATTATTTCAAGCTTTTCCCATAGGTTCTAAACTTTGGTGGTGTCGTGGTATATATAGTAGACAGGAACTGGAATGTGTGATACTTCATTGTATTGGTTTctaatgttgtttgtgtgtgtaggtggtcaTGGCACGGTCGTCCACTGGTCCAGGTTGAGGGCTCTGTCTGTGCTGATCATGGCCACGCTGCTAATGGCTGCCTGTGCCGACCTCACCACGGAGCACATCAAACCCATCCTCGACCACTCCGCCATCTCCCAGGTACGCCCACACCTGAGCCATGTTCATTAGGCCACAGCGTAGAAAAATGTTGTGCAACAGAAAATAAGCATTTGCGTTTCTTATTGGCTAGGTTCAGATGGTACGTCCCCGTTTCACTCCATTCTAAACCTCTTCCTTCCTYTTCATGCCCATTGACCAACCGAGACCATACCCAGGGGAATAATAATATGATATGATTCTTGTAATTGGGTAGAAAATGTCTCTGGAAAGCTTATTGAAAGCCCCTGTCATTTTATAAAACAGAATTTTACACGCATGATGCGACCAGCTGTTCAGGATAAGCATAAGGATAGCCAAACAACTTTTACAATGTTATGTCCTGACTATGTAAAGGCTAGtgcaatgtgtcactgtctgtcattcaTTTCTGCAGTATTTCATCGGCGTGACCGTGTTGGCGATGGTGCCAGAAATTCCTGAGATCTTCAACGGAATCCAGTTTGCCCTGCAGAATAACATCAGTCTCAGGTAAGCCACTATCAAGCTCTAATACTGCGTTTTCACTCTCCTGATGGATCTTGTCTCGTCATGCATAACCTAGTATCTCTAGACAGACcggttgcctcccacaatgtaccaATGTTCAAGCATACACTGTAcataggggcagcaggtagcctattggttagagcattgggccagtaatcgaaaggttgctagatcgaatccccggagctgacaaggtaaaaatccgttgttctgctcctgaacaaggcagttaacccactgttccgaggacgtcattaaaaataagaatttgttcttaactgacttgcctagttaaataaaacataaaccAACATCAGTTTGGCAGAGAGGAAAGGGTGGAGTTGAGCACTGGGAAATCNNNNNNNNNNNNNNNNNNNNNNNNNCGTCCAGAACCCTGCCGTAAACATTTCTGGTACTAGCTTGATGGAGCTTGCGAAAGATATTTTACACTCCCAATGAGTGTATTTCTCCAGTTACTAGTAGTATTACAAGCTTACAACACCACTGACTGGCTGTGGCTAAAATTAGCCTAGCTGTCCGCGTCGTTGTGTGCCCCTCTGTCATGTTTCCGAGGGGATTGTTTTTAAGCCCCCCTACCCAAACTCGTCTTTGTtagagttgtctgtctgaagatCACCCTTATTGATTTGGCCATGAAAATCTGACATGATTCCCAGAGCAAGTGCTGTTGCCACCCTAGGCCCGGGGTTTCCCAGAACTGTAACCTCACATTGATTTGTCTGCAGCTTGGAGGTGGGAaactgcatagcagtgcaagtCTGCATGATTCAGATTCCCTTACTCATcttgttcaacactttttatGTAAGTCGTTTTAAATCTTTATCTGCATTGTGTTTAATTGCATCAGATGTTACTTAATCAATATAATTGTCAGTATCTCACTTGTTTCTGTACATAAAGCCTCAAGTTTTGATCGTAGACTGTAGTGTCAGTGAGAAGACCCATCAAACAGGACTCCATCTCTTTTCCAGGATGTGGGATTCATGCTCCTGTTCAGTGACTTGCATCTTTGGGCCAGCATCTTTAGTGTGATTGTGGTCAACTACATTTTCATGGATGGCAAGTCTGACTACTTTCAGGGTAAGTTGTTGTGCTTGGTTCACATTGCTATGCCGGATATCACGGATTAGACTGAATTCCAAACTCTGTTTCCTTTCCAGGGACTGCTTTGGTGGTGGTTTACCTCATTCTACTGGCGTTGTACTTTTTCGCCCCATCACCCCGTGCCTGTTGAGCTGCCCGCAAAGAACTTCAACTCCTAGAGTCCTGTCAGTCACTATTACAGGAGCTGCCTTTGTGTTAACTATTTCGATGCCATGTGAGTTATATTCTGTCTTTCAGTTGTATTCATAAGGGCTCGCAGTGggaagtccaggtagtccctccctgttgcaATTTGTTTTCCCATTTGTGCCTAATGACATGACCCGTCTGGCAAATGGCCCTTTACCTTTGGAATTATTTGCATTATGATTTCTAAATTAACATTCCTTCTATTTAAGCACTGCACATCCTGGGTGTATGTAAACAACATGTAGGAGACATGTGTTTTCAGTAGGATTTTGGTAGATTAAAATGCAAATGTTAAAGCAGGTATGTTAATATTGAATTTAAATGTGTCACAATTGTCTTCACATTCATTGGCCTTTGGGTATTAAGCTGGGTCTTATGGACCAATAAATCTACACATGGTGTAATGCTAGGATTTGTATGGGAAAAAGTACACATTTACTGCCACTTTCTTGACCTTCCTGTTCTGTTTTCTATTCTTGTGATTTTCTTTGTTGCAAAGTATTGCTTGGATAAGGTGCAGCCAGGTCTATTTCAACAAGGTCTTGTACCTGAGCAGGCAGGTAAACAACCTTCCACACAGCTCTCTGTAAAAATGGATCTAGTCATAAGCAAGGCATGCCAATTTCAATGTGCTTGTTGCACAGAGGATGTTATGGTGGTTAAATAAATCTTGACTATTAGGCAAACCTAGATAGTACTTGGTAAAGTGTGCACTACAAGGGTTCATGCAAGGATGACAGCTCATTCCATGCCAGTTACCATTACTGTTGAAGCAGACAAACCATTCCCAGATCGGTTGTGCTGTCTTGCTTCAACGACCATCGGCAAGacgcacaaacagatctgtgaccaggctaAGCAAACGAAGTGATACCAAACTATTTACAGTACATGTTTATTGACTCGTCAACAATCGAAACAAAACATTCACAAATACAATTATCAATTCAGCGATCGCCTAAAAACCATTTGCTGCACAGCAAGGATTCAAGTCCAAGGAGATGACTTTTCCAACTTAAGGTGACTAATGACATCATGCGGAGAAGAGGTGTAATAAAATTAGGACACACAGATTTAGGCATTTCCTTGATGGGAATTGAATCATGTTTCATTAACATTTTAAACTACCCCCTTGGCAACGATCAATAAATACAATTTTGTTCCACAGGCAGATTTTAATGGCATTGAATTCAAGGTGCCATAATATTTGGCGTTAAACCACGTCCCCACTCAGCATATAATCTGAACTGTGTTTGATTATCTGACCCTGGCACTCGTCTGCATACATTGAGCCTTAACAGCAGAATACTGTTCAGATTCAGCCCCCAAGTACAACATACATGAACTCTAAGTCATCCATAAATACAGCAGCATAAATACATATTCCCACATTATTGCTGCTTTAACTATTTTGTCCAATGATTGCTTGACAATGAGCAGTTCAATGTGTTTGGGAAGGGCACAGAatgaaaagattcagcaatgcATTGTTGACTGATCTGACAAGTGATGCATATGTTATCTTTAATGTGAGGGGAAATTATAGAGAAGGAGAAATGATCCCAAATGGGAGTCATTTTTAGATGGTCAGTATGTTGGATCAACTAAACCATTACTCATGTTTCCTTCTCCTTTCTAGGTTTGGTACTTAATATCATTGAAACTTTGGAAAGGCACTGAATCAGATCAATgttagtatttttacttaaaacaGATCCCCCAAAAtctgtttatatttatgttctaCTAGCAAAATGGAGTAAAAGTTGGAACAGAAATTGaaaatttatttaaataaaaacattttaaagatcATTTAAGGAGCACCATATCACAGTGATGGGATGATTTAGTTTACAAATGGACTTACCACAAGCATACTAAAGTGACTGATACAGTTCAGAATGAATGGAGACCAGGTGTTTTGACTCTTACCCATCTTCCATTGATAATGTTCTACTATGGTGGATATAATCccttggtcaaaaatagtgcactacagagAGAATAGGTGTCAATTTGGGACACTGATACGATAACTATCCACAGAACTATATCAGAGATAATTGTTCCAAATACCTGTATGTATATCCGAGATACCTGAATGCATATCAGATAAAGTGTTAAATGGGTATTAGGTGAAAGGAATGGTCTATTAGAGACCCAACTACAGTAGCATCAGTCTGTTCTTCACACATACACTATTAAAATCAGACACTTACTGTTAATAATAAGCCTTGAATAGGGAAAAGTGCTGACGACAACCTCCGTCTAAGTCTGGCATGAGGGTGTACCAATATTACCTTCCCCTTGTCACACAAAAAACATGCCAACTGGTGTAACTTTCCTAATTGTATGTAGAGAGAAAATAAATGTGAGAGAAATGCCAAACAGGATGTCTCGTgaaaatacatacaaataaacgtccttcaaataaataatcattccTCTGAAAAAGTCTTTCTTATTAAATCATGAAGCCAATATAAAATTAGGAAGTAGTGAGGGTCGTCGTGAATCTGAAAGCGTGGAGCAAATGATTTCTGGGTCTGCAATGGGTCTGTAGGCAGGCGGATTGAGAGGctagagcgtgtgtgtgtgagacgggaGAGACGTGGGTGAGACGGGGGAATGGGGCGGTCAAAAAACATTCCACTTGGATTCCCTTTAAAATCATCAGACATCcaaacacaaaaagaaaaaagGCATCCCATTGTTTTGGTTTTAAGCGGGCTACGTAGGCAGAGGGACATCAACTCCTTCAAGGCGACCCCCTTAAAAATAAATCCTGTGTTCTCCGTGTCGACAATCTCCTCCCGTCCATCCATCCTCCCACCTTTTTCAAGCGCTCGATGAGTTCCTGTGGTGAGGCCCAGGTGGAGGAGCTGCATGGTGGGCAACTGAGCCAGCTGGGGTGGCCTTGAGCAGACGTCCCAGCACAGCTCCAGCAGACTGGGCACCAACCAGCCCCCAGATCTTAAACAGGAGCCAGTCCGCTTGTTCTCTGGATGTTCACCACACCACCATGGATGTACATGCAGCCAGCCTAGACGGAGAGAAAATCACAATCAGAAACCTTTATCGCCATGCAAGTGCAGTCGCACAGAGGAGATGAGTGAATAATGAGCGGGATATTGAATTGTGGTTATTGATTTAGGATGATCCTGTGTTTTTGTTGGCAGTGTAAGAATATACTGACTAATCGTGCCAATAAAGCTAGTTGGATTGAAACAAATGCTTAGGCAGAGAGATGAAGGACTACAAATGAGTTTGAACatgaggtagaggagagaaaatgagaagAGGATCACATACTTAAGGAACATCATCAAATGACACTTGCTTCTTGAAAATCCAATATCTTTGAagttgactgctgacatgcaaaacattttggactGTATCAACATTGGTAGTTTTTGAGTGGCGTTTCCTTTTAAGTCTACTATGCTAGATCTTGAAACCAGCGAAATGCATAAACGATGGCACGCAACTATAACAGTCGTAATCACCTACTAACTCTAATACAAACAGCTGAGTTCCTCTGGTGTAATCCCTACTGACGGGTCACAGCAGCACAGTGGAAATAGCTGGCTCAGGCATCACTGCTGGGAGCTTGGTCCACTGGAACGGCTGCACGTGATCTGATCCACAGATCAGCCACTATGACTTCACCGTTGTAACCCTCCGCATAGAAACACATCTGAGACACACAACATCATGGGTTAGACTGAGACAGTAGACTATATTATGGATGCGGACAGAAATGacctcttttttttttcaaaccCTATTTGAAGACTTCATGAATTGAACTGTTGAATGAGATGCGGGAGGCAGACAGAAGCAGACTAATGAAGACTCTCTGAAGTGGCTCTGATAAAACCACCACCGTTAAAACAACCACCAACTCTCAAATGATTGGCATCTTACCATTCAAACAATGAATCCTGATCTAGGAAtttctttttaaacattttttcaaATGAAAATCTTTAGCGAAAGTGAAATGCATGTGCGTTGTTGGAAAAATACCAGTATCGGGTTTGATGGGCACCGATGAAAGTACACTTTCTAAAGAAGACTGTCCTTTAGGTTAAGTGGTCGGAGTGGCAAACGATACCACATACACCTCCGCTACAACATTGTAATACTACTGCTATGAGATAAAATGAGAAGAATCTCACCGTTCCGTATCTGCACACAGCTGTAGACATCTCCTGGAGCAGGGTACCCTGTCAAAAACCCAAACAATTGGATGAGTAGTGATATGTGAAGAAAAATACCCATAACAGCACATTCGTTTCTATTTTTAAAACATCAAACACAAAACCTATTTTATCATGAGGCTTGGTTGAGATCTCCTCCCAGGAGTTTGTCTCCAGGTTGTATGCATGTAtctggtacaaaaaaaatagagAAATGAGTTCACCTCCAACACATCACAACCATAACCCAGCCAACATAACAACCAGCCTATCAAGCCCATGGCCGTCGCATCCAAGCACAAGCTCCTCAGTTAACCAGGAGCCTCCATAACCCACGAAACGGGGCTCCCTAAACCCACAGCCTCAATAACCCAGCCTCACATCAGTGACACCAGTCGCTGCTTCTCCCGTAGATTCGGTTGGGCTTCTTCCCTCGGCAGTTGAGCAGCGACCACCGCTTGTACTTGACGTTGCAGACGTGGACGTCATTCCCGTTGTTTTCCCCAAAGGGAATCCCAGTGCCACCAAACACCAGCAGATTGTTTCCATGTAAAACAGCTGAGGGACACAATACTGAGKGTTTaagctgggtcgtgttcattagggcacacagtagcaaaaccttaagacattttgcaacRGAAAACAAAGTGTTTCTTACTGGACTtattttacaagcatttcgctacacccaaaATAACATTAGCTAAATATGTTTTcaaccaataaaattagatttgaagtCCCTCCCATTGTCATGGCTACTGGACCCAGCGGTCTGACAGCAGGTGGGATTGTCCATCGGGAGGCTTTTCACCAAATCACTAAACTTGATAATCCATTGTCTTCTGAGGTCATAATATCATGGGATGAYGAGGTAAAACCGAAAAATCATCCACAGACCAATTATTTATCAAACAGTCCATTTGATGTTA
This genomic interval from Salvelinus sp. IW2-2015 unplaced genomic scaffold, ASM291031v2 Un_scaffold4769, whole genome shotgun sequence contains the following:
- the LOC112077618 gene encoding uncharacterized protein — translated: MATLLMAACADLTTEHIKPILDHSAISQYFIGVTVLAMVPEIPEIFNGIQFALQNNISLSLEVGNCIAVQVCMIQIPLLILFNTFYDVGFMLLFSDLHLWASIFSVIVVNYIFMDGKSDYFQGTALVVVYLILLALYFFAPSPRAC